One Synechococcus sp. PROS-9-1 DNA window includes the following coding sequences:
- the speD gene encoding adenosylmethionine decarboxylase, whose product MEQSLSSLHPNPGWATNNSATDSSAADTSATDMVGKHCILELYDCDPSKLDDETFLRHTITTAAHRAGATLLNLITHRFEPQGVTGLALLAESHISIHTWPENGYAAVDVFTCGDHTMPEKACEVLCEELSAGRHALRSFLRETPAALGTTERMPAIPIAA is encoded by the coding sequence ATGGAGCAGTCCTTGTCCAGCCTGCACCCCAACCCGGGATGGGCGACCAACAACAGTGCAACCGACAGCAGTGCAGCCGACACAAGTGCAACCGACATGGTTGGCAAACACTGCATTCTCGAGCTCTACGACTGCGATCCGTCGAAGCTCGACGACGAAACTTTTCTAAGACACACCATCACGACAGCAGCCCATCGTGCTGGTGCAACTCTGCTCAACCTGATCACCCACCGCTTCGAACCCCAAGGGGTGACAGGTCTGGCACTTCTGGCTGAATCGCACATCTCCATCCACACCTGGCCTGAAAACGGATACGCAGCCGTGGATGTTTTCACCTGTGGTGACCACACCATGCCGGAGAAAGCCTGTGAGGTGCTGTGCGAAGAATTATCAGCTGGTCGCCATGCTCTGCGCAGCTTCCTAAGGGAGACACCGGCAGCGCTCGGAACAACCGAGCGCATGCCGGCCATTCCGATCGCTGCCTGA
- the recF gene encoding DNA replication/repair protein RecF has translation MQGFRNHSNLQLEIEAPRLLVIGSNGVGKSNLLESVELLGSLRSHRSSQDGDLIHWDASRALLRATCADQQTLELELRRRGGRQAKRNGKPLQRQLDLIGPLRCVGFSALDLHLVRGEPALRRQWLDRVVLQLEPVYADLISRYGRLLRQRAQFWRRGGLSSGMEPQVLLESFDRQMALVSTRIHRRRLRALARLEPLAAVWQERLSEGREHLQLCYTPGSALIGEEQEESWRLAIEQQLRDQRSEEERLGSCRVGPHRDEIEMRINGTAARRFGSSGQQRTLVLALKMAELQLVGELCGEPPLLLLDDVLAELDPTRQLALLEAVGENHQCLVSATHLDAFEGGWREQSQILDADGLRSQSVSR, from the coding sequence CTGCAGGGCTTTCGCAACCACAGCAACCTGCAGCTGGAGATCGAAGCACCACGCCTCCTGGTGATCGGTAGCAACGGTGTTGGCAAGTCAAATCTGCTGGAATCGGTGGAGCTCCTTGGAAGCCTGCGCTCACACCGTTCCAGTCAGGACGGAGATCTCATCCATTGGGACGCCAGCCGTGCACTGCTGAGGGCAACCTGCGCAGACCAGCAGACCCTTGAACTTGAATTGCGTCGCCGCGGCGGACGCCAAGCGAAGCGCAATGGGAAACCATTGCAGCGACAGCTGGATTTAATTGGTCCTCTGCGCTGCGTGGGCTTCAGCGCTCTTGACCTGCACCTCGTGAGAGGCGAGCCAGCCCTGCGCCGCCAGTGGCTCGATCGTGTTGTCCTTCAACTGGAACCTGTTTACGCCGATCTCATCAGTCGCTACGGGCGCTTGCTAAGGCAACGCGCACAGTTTTGGCGGCGAGGAGGTCTGTCCTCCGGCATGGAACCTCAGGTGCTCCTCGAAAGCTTTGATCGCCAAATGGCTCTGGTGAGCACACGCATTCATCGCAGGCGTCTCCGAGCCCTGGCACGACTAGAGCCCCTAGCCGCCGTCTGGCAAGAGAGGCTGAGTGAGGGACGTGAACATCTTCAGCTTTGCTACACCCCCGGCAGTGCATTGATCGGAGAAGAGCAGGAGGAATCCTGGCGACTTGCAATCGAGCAACAGCTCCGAGACCAACGCAGCGAAGAAGAACGTTTAGGGAGCTGCCGAGTTGGTCCTCATCGCGACGAAATCGAAATGCGGATCAATGGCACTGCCGCAAGACGATTCGGCTCCTCTGGCCAACAACGCACCCTGGTGCTGGCCTTGAAGATGGCGGAGTTACAACTGGTCGGTGAACTCTGCGGCGAACCCCCCCTTCTTCTGCTCGATGATGTCTTGGCAGAACTAGATCCCACACGGCAATTGGCCCTCTTAGAAGCCGTTGGCGAAAACCATCAATGCCTTGTCAGTGCCACCCATCTCGACGCATTTGAAGGTGGCTGGCGTGAGCAGTCGCAGATTCTTGATGCCGACGGCTTGAGATCACAGTCCGTATCGCGGTAG
- a CDS encoding CAAD domain-containing protein has product MSEESTTPASESTGTANTSEASTSAETANFSERYSEILGKVNETLDKVDWSQAGRIGKVVGIFAAVIVAQILIKGILDTINLLPVVPGLLELLGVVVVGQWSWKNLTTSEKRTALVNRVQTIRSEYLG; this is encoded by the coding sequence ATGAGCGAGGAGTCCACCACGCCGGCGAGTGAATCAACTGGGACCGCCAACACCAGCGAAGCATCCACCAGCGCTGAGACCGCCAACTTTTCTGAGCGCTACAGCGAGATTCTCGGGAAAGTCAACGAGACCTTAGACAAGGTGGATTGGAGTCAAGCGGGGCGTATCGGCAAAGTTGTTGGAATTTTTGCTGCTGTCATCGTTGCCCAAATTCTGATTAAGGGCATTCTCGATACCATCAATCTTCTTCCTGTCGTACCAGGGCTCCTCGAGCTTCTCGGCGTAGTGGTGGTGGGCCAATGGAGCTGGAAAAATCTCACCACAAGTGAAAAGCGCACCGCTTTGGTGAATCGCGTTCAAACCATCCGCAGCGAATACCTCGGCTAA
- the ppc gene encoding phosphoenolpyruvate carboxylase: MIMTPSDSGFPSMHSSSALIPESTQPRADGNEAGDGQLLQQRLALVEDLWRTVLRSECPPEQAERLLRMKQLSDPVLPGEHPAGTDALIDLIKEMDLAEAIAAARAFSLYFQLVNILEQRIEEDTYLESINRSQDQAEQVDPFAPPLATQTEPATFRELFERLRRLNVPPAQLESLLQELDIRLVFTAHPTEIVRHTVRHKQRRVASLLQQLETQPPTPSGATDSVRLQLEEEIRLWWRTDELHQFKPSVLDEVDYALHYFQQVLFNAMPQLRRRIVASLAASYPDVRVPSASFCTFGSWVGSDRDGNPSVTTEITWRTACYQRQLMLDRYVSAVQHLRNQLSISMQWSQVSAPLLESLEMDRLRFPDVYEERATRYRLEPYRLKLSFVLERLRLTQLRNQQLADAGWRTPPEGLPSSTPGNAPGDALHYGSIAEFRSELELIRTSLVNTDLSCEPLDTLLTQVNIFAFSLAGLDIRQESTRHSDALDELSRYINPDRAYGEMDEAERVAWLMEELQTRRPLIPPAVSWSAATAETVDVFRMLHRLQDEFGSRICGTYVISMSHSVSDLLEVLLLAKEAGLVDPSSRHADLLVVPLFETVEDLQRAPEVMEQLFQTPLYRDLLPKVGTQGLLLQELMLGYSDSNKDSGFLSSNWEIHQAQIALQDLASRQGIALRLFHGRGGSVGRGGGPAYQAILAQPSGTLQGRIKITEQGEVLASKYSLPELALYNLETVTTAVVQNSLVTNQLDATPSWNELMSRVAKSSRRHYRALVHDNPDLVAFFQQVTPIEEISKLQISSRPARRKSGARDLSSLRAIPWVFGWTQSRFLLPSWFGVGSALSEELEADPDQLTLLRTLHQRWPFFRMLISKVEMTLSKVDLDLARHYVTSLGSAENHDAFEQIYATVAEEYARTKGLVLAITGQERLLDADPALQLSVDLRNRTIVPLGFLQVALLRRLRDQNRQPPMSESPSSDGDGRTYSRSELLRGALLTINGIAAGMRNTG, translated from the coding sequence ATGATCATGACTCCATCTGATAGCGGTTTCCCATCGATGCATTCGTCCTCAGCCCTGATTCCTGAGAGCACACAGCCCAGGGCTGATGGCAATGAAGCAGGCGATGGACAACTCCTGCAGCAACGCCTTGCTCTTGTTGAAGACCTTTGGCGAACCGTGCTGCGCAGCGAATGTCCACCGGAACAGGCCGAGCGACTTCTGCGCATGAAGCAGCTCAGTGATCCGGTCCTTCCTGGCGAGCATCCAGCTGGAACCGATGCACTGATTGATCTCATTAAGGAGATGGATCTTGCCGAGGCCATCGCTGCCGCAAGAGCATTCTCGTTGTATTTCCAGCTCGTCAACATCCTGGAACAACGCATCGAAGAGGACACGTATCTCGAGAGTATTAATCGATCACAGGACCAGGCAGAGCAAGTGGATCCATTTGCTCCTCCTCTCGCCACCCAAACCGAACCGGCAACGTTTAGAGAATTATTTGAGCGCCTGAGACGTCTCAACGTTCCCCCAGCCCAGCTTGAATCTCTGCTCCAAGAACTCGATATCCGTTTGGTCTTTACAGCCCACCCCACGGAGATCGTTCGCCATACCGTGCGCCATAAACAGCGGCGCGTTGCCAGTCTCCTTCAACAACTTGAGACTCAGCCCCCGACACCCTCGGGTGCTACGGACAGCGTGCGGCTGCAGCTTGAAGAAGAGATCAGGCTTTGGTGGAGAACCGATGAGCTCCATCAGTTCAAGCCGTCGGTTCTGGATGAAGTGGACTACGCCCTCCATTATTTCCAGCAGGTTCTGTTCAATGCCATGCCGCAGCTGCGGCGCCGGATCGTCGCCTCCCTTGCTGCGAGCTATCCAGACGTCAGGGTTCCTTCTGCATCGTTTTGCACGTTTGGGTCATGGGTGGGGTCCGACAGAGATGGGAACCCCTCAGTCACCACTGAAATCACGTGGCGTACAGCCTGTTATCAACGCCAATTAATGCTTGACCGGTACGTCAGTGCCGTACAACACCTTCGCAATCAGCTCAGCATTTCCATGCAATGGAGCCAGGTGAGTGCTCCACTGCTCGAATCGTTGGAAATGGACCGACTGCGCTTCCCAGATGTCTACGAGGAGCGCGCCACTCGATACCGGCTTGAGCCCTATCGGCTCAAGCTCAGCTTCGTGCTTGAGCGCCTTCGTCTCACGCAGTTGCGCAACCAGCAACTGGCTGATGCGGGCTGGCGAACCCCACCTGAAGGGTTGCCATCCAGCACTCCAGGCAACGCCCCAGGTGATGCTCTCCACTACGGCTCAATTGCTGAGTTCCGCAGCGAACTTGAACTGATCCGCACCAGTTTGGTCAACACAGATCTGAGCTGTGAACCGCTCGACACCCTGCTCACGCAGGTGAACATTTTTGCGTTTTCACTAGCAGGTCTCGACATCCGCCAAGAAAGCACGCGACACAGTGATGCTCTCGACGAACTAAGCCGGTACATCAATCCAGATCGTGCCTACGGAGAGATGGACGAGGCGGAGCGTGTGGCCTGGTTGATGGAGGAATTGCAAACGCGTCGTCCCTTGATTCCACCGGCTGTTAGCTGGTCTGCTGCCACAGCTGAAACGGTGGACGTGTTCCGGATGCTGCACCGTTTGCAGGATGAATTCGGCAGCCGTATTTGCGGGACCTACGTGATCTCGATGAGTCACAGCGTGTCCGATTTACTCGAGGTGCTTCTGCTCGCAAAAGAAGCGGGATTGGTTGATCCTTCGTCCCGCCATGCCGACCTCCTTGTCGTCCCACTGTTCGAGACGGTGGAGGATCTCCAGAGGGCTCCTGAGGTGATGGAGCAACTATTCCAAACCCCTCTCTATCGAGATTTACTGCCCAAGGTCGGCACCCAGGGGCTGCTTCTGCAAGAGCTCATGCTCGGATACTCCGATAGCAATAAGGATTCAGGGTTTCTCTCCAGCAACTGGGAGATCCATCAAGCCCAGATCGCCTTGCAAGACTTGGCCTCTCGTCAGGGCATTGCCCTGCGTCTATTCCACGGTCGTGGTGGGTCTGTCGGCCGTGGTGGCGGCCCGGCCTACCAAGCGATCTTGGCTCAGCCAAGTGGCACTCTGCAGGGACGCATCAAAATTACGGAGCAGGGCGAAGTCCTGGCCTCGAAGTACAGCTTGCCGGAGCTTGCTTTGTACAACCTTGAGACAGTGACCACAGCTGTGGTCCAAAACAGCCTGGTGACCAACCAACTCGATGCGACACCGAGCTGGAATGAATTGATGTCCCGGGTCGCCAAGAGCTCACGCCGTCATTACCGAGCCTTGGTGCACGACAACCCTGATCTTGTCGCCTTTTTCCAACAGGTCACTCCCATCGAGGAAATCAGCAAGCTGCAGATTTCCAGTCGCCCCGCACGAAGGAAATCAGGTGCTCGCGACCTTTCCAGTCTGAGGGCCATTCCCTGGGTGTTCGGCTGGACCCAGAGCCGCTTCCTGCTCCCCAGCTGGTTTGGGGTTGGTTCAGCCCTGAGTGAAGAGCTGGAGGCGGATCCAGACCAACTCACGTTGTTGCGCACCTTGCATCAGCGCTGGCCTTTCTTCCGCATGCTGATCTCCAAAGTGGAGATGACCCTCTCCAAGGTGGATCTCGACTTAGCGCGTCATTACGTGACCAGTTTGGGCAGTGCTGAAAACCACGACGCGTTTGAACAGATTTACGCAACGGTGGCCGAGGAATATGCACGAACGAAGGGGCTTGTCTTAGCCATCACAGGCCAGGAAAGACTTCTTGATGCCGATCCCGCCCTGCAGCTCTCGGTTGATCTACGCAATCGCACGATCGTTCCGCTTGGTTTTCTTCAAGTCGCGCTGTTGCGCCGACTGAGAGATCAAAACCGTCAACCGCCCATGAGTGAATCGCCCAGCAGCGATGGAGACGGACGCACCTACAGCCGTAGCGAGCTCCTGCGCGGTGCACTTCTTACCATCAACGGCATCGCTGCAGGCATGCGCAATACAGGCTGA
- the larE gene encoding ATP-dependent sacrificial sulfur transferase LarE has protein sequence MFRQLESLSKLECDVLERLRDSLAAQKHVCVAYSGGVDSSLVAAIAHEQLGEQALAITGVSPSLAPHLLVEARQQATWLGMRHQEVSTLELEDPSYTSNPQDRCYACKRELHRHLAPIAAEANGALVLDGVNQDDLGDHRPGIAAAKEAGVRSPLAELGMTKATIRRLSWALGFPWWDKPAQPCLASRFPYGESISSERLQRVGQAEAWLIQHGFDQVRVRSHGLAARVEVPEERIADLLQPLLRRELVKTLLSQGFTSVSVDVEGLVSGKLNRV, from the coding sequence ATGTTCCGCCAGCTCGAATCATTGTCAAAGCTGGAATGTGACGTTCTGGAGCGGTTGCGTGATTCCTTGGCGGCCCAGAAGCACGTGTGTGTGGCCTATTCAGGTGGTGTTGACAGCAGCCTCGTTGCCGCGATTGCCCATGAGCAGCTTGGTGAGCAGGCCTTAGCGATTACCGGCGTTTCGCCCTCCTTAGCGCCCCATCTTCTGGTGGAAGCGCGCCAGCAGGCGACCTGGCTTGGGATGCGACATCAGGAGGTGTCCACTCTTGAACTTGAGGATCCGAGTTACACCAGCAATCCTCAGGATCGTTGCTATGCCTGCAAGCGAGAGCTGCATCGCCATCTCGCTCCGATTGCTGCTGAAGCCAACGGCGCCCTCGTCCTTGATGGGGTCAATCAGGATGATCTTGGCGATCATCGTCCTGGGATTGCAGCGGCGAAGGAAGCTGGTGTTCGCTCTCCTCTAGCTGAACTTGGCATGACGAAGGCGACTATTCGCCGTTTGTCTTGGGCGCTTGGTTTCCCTTGGTGGGATAAACCTGCTCAGCCTTGCCTTGCCTCCCGCTTCCCCTACGGAGAATCAATCAGCAGTGAACGCCTCCAGCGGGTGGGACAGGCAGAGGCCTGGTTGATCCAACATGGATTCGATCAGGTTCGGGTTCGTAGCCATGGACTGGCCGCTCGGGTGGAAGTTCCAGAAGAGCGCATTGCCGATCTTTTGCAGCCTTTGTTGAGACGTGAGCTGGTGAAAACCCTTCTCAGCCAGGGTTTCACTTCGGTAAGTGTGGATGTGGAGGGGCTGGTGAGCGGCAAGCTCAATCGCGTTTAG
- a CDS encoding M67 family metallopeptidase yields MAESIGLSSQAPSQLIISAECLMVLRQDLLAPAPAEGCALLLGQGHGSADSGSDDWRVQLIWPCRNMVGQQEHDRFELDPREQIAAQRWARSRSWQVLGSAHSHPGASVVPSRRDRLWAVSSGLMLIIGKNDDFAAWWLEVEAPRGSLANVHRLPIRVMGETPLKSFPGDPGIRHD; encoded by the coding sequence TTGGCTGAGAGTATCGGTCTTTCTTCACAAGCGCCATCCCAGTTGATCATTAGTGCGGAATGTCTGATGGTTCTCCGTCAAGATCTTCTGGCGCCAGCACCTGCGGAAGGCTGTGCTTTGTTGCTCGGGCAGGGACATGGCTCTGCTGATTCCGGTTCAGATGATTGGCGCGTGCAATTGATCTGGCCTTGCCGAAACATGGTGGGTCAGCAAGAGCATGATCGTTTTGAGCTCGACCCTCGTGAGCAGATTGCCGCTCAACGTTGGGCGCGCTCGCGCTCATGGCAAGTTCTTGGGAGTGCCCATTCCCATCCAGGAGCGTCGGTTGTGCCCAGTCGAAGAGATCGACTCTGGGCTGTGAGCTCTGGCTTGATGCTGATCATCGGAAAGAACGATGACTTCGCGGCTTGGTGGCTGGAGGTTGAGGCTCCCCGGGGCTCTCTCGCCAACGTTCACCGGCTGCCGATTCGGGTCATGGGGGAGACTCCTTTGAAGTCCTTTCCAGGAGATCCTGGGATTCGCCATGACTGA
- a CDS encoding glutamate decarboxylase — protein MALHQSRQHLHDSEEQALVDAMLSPLPKHHFPGAGREGDSTVQLLKEELLLDGNSKQNLATFCQTYQAQSAMELMALGVDKNLIDKDEYPQTAELESRCVSMMADLWNAPGAAVGCSTIGSSEAAMLGGMAAKWRWRKRRQAAGLPTDKPNMVCGSVQICWKKFARYWDIEMRELEMLTGELCISPERVLAAVDENTIFVVPTLGVTYHGLYEDIESISKALDDLQARTGLDVPIHVDAASGGFLAPFCAPDLPLWDFRLERVKSINASGHKFGLAPLGVGWVLWRSQEDLPVELVFHVSYLGGDMPTFQINFSRPAGQVIAQYHEFVRLGREGYRMLHMASHANAQYFADKLREMDLFKIIHDGAPDQGIPTVVWTLDDTTKHGFNLYDFADRLRMRGWQVPAYPFTGELESTAFQRILVKRDFTRDMADLLLEDIRQAIGHFQKHPITSNLLASEAASYNHL, from the coding sequence GTGGCATTGCATCAATCGCGTCAGCATCTCCATGACAGCGAGGAGCAGGCGTTGGTTGATGCCATGCTCTCTCCTCTGCCAAAGCATCATTTCCCTGGAGCAGGGCGGGAAGGGGATTCCACAGTGCAACTTTTGAAAGAAGAGTTGCTTCTTGATGGCAATAGTAAGCAGAATTTAGCCACATTTTGTCAGACCTATCAAGCGCAAAGTGCGATGGAGTTGATGGCTCTGGGAGTGGATAAAAATCTGATCGATAAAGATGAATATCCTCAGACGGCGGAGCTTGAGAGTCGTTGTGTTTCGATGATGGCCGACTTGTGGAATGCCCCTGGTGCCGCCGTTGGATGCTCCACCATTGGCAGTAGTGAAGCGGCCATGCTTGGCGGGATGGCTGCGAAGTGGCGGTGGCGCAAACGTCGTCAGGCTGCAGGCTTGCCAACCGATAAGCCCAACATGGTGTGTGGAAGCGTGCAGATCTGCTGGAAGAAGTTTGCGCGTTATTGGGATATTGAAATGCGTGAATTAGAGATGCTTACCGGCGAGTTGTGCATCAGCCCTGAGCGTGTTCTTGCCGCTGTTGATGAGAACACGATTTTTGTTGTACCCACTCTTGGGGTGACGTATCACGGTCTTTATGAAGACATTGAGTCGATCAGCAAGGCTTTGGATGATCTTCAGGCGCGTACAGGTCTTGATGTGCCGATTCACGTGGATGCGGCAAGTGGTGGTTTTCTTGCTCCGTTCTGTGCACCCGATCTCCCCCTATGGGACTTTCGTTTGGAACGGGTGAAATCGATTAATGCTTCAGGCCATAAATTTGGTTTGGCGCCCCTTGGAGTTGGCTGGGTGCTCTGGCGCAGCCAGGAGGATCTGCCTGTCGAGCTTGTCTTTCACGTGTCCTATCTAGGTGGGGACATGCCGACATTCCAGATCAATTTTTCAAGGCCTGCAGGTCAGGTGATTGCTCAATATCACGAATTTGTGCGTTTGGGGCGAGAGGGCTATCGCATGCTCCATATGGCCAGTCATGCCAATGCGCAGTATTTCGCCGACAAATTAAGAGAGATGGATCTGTTCAAAATCATCCATGATGGTGCCCCTGACCAGGGCATCCCCACCGTGGTTTGGACTCTGGATGACACCACGAAGCATGGCTTCAACCTGTATGACTTCGCCGATCGCTTGCGGATGCGGGGCTGGCAGGTGCCTGCCTATCCCTTTACGGGCGAACTTGAATCAACGGCATTCCAGAGGATCTTGGTGAAGCGAGATTTCACGCGCGACATGGCAGACCTACTTCTGGAAGACATCCGGCAAGCGATTGGCCATTTTCAAAAACATCCGATCACAAGCAATCTGCTCGCCTCAGAGGCGGCGTCTTACAACCACCTCTGA
- the moeB gene encoding molybdopterin-synthase adenylyltransferase MoeB — protein sequence MTEAGGAPQLSGEEKSRYARHISLPEVGVEGQQRLKAASVLCIGAGGLGSPLLLYLAAAGVGRIGVVDDDLVEPSNLQRQVIHGTGTVGQAKTASARVRIEDLNPCCRVEDHCFRLSANNALELFAAYDVVVDGTDNFASRYLINDACVLTKRPFVYGSVQRFEGQVSVFNLGSQSPDYRDLVPEPPPQGLVPSCADGGVMGVMPGLVGLIQAAEVIKLITGIGTPLDGRLLLVDGLSMRFRELTLKRRLSRAPIEKLIDYQAFCTAGRSISGGKLKAMKSISVVELKAMLDQGDDLALIDVRNPAEAEVAVIAGSELIPLPTFDSEEVIERIQAIAAKRTVYVHCKLGGRSAKAVDVLAIHGIDAVNVQGGIDAWSEEIDSSVPRY from the coding sequence ATGACTGAAGCGGGGGGTGCTCCTCAGCTAAGTGGAGAGGAGAAGTCCAGATATGCCCGCCATATCAGCCTCCCCGAGGTGGGCGTTGAAGGACAGCAACGTTTAAAAGCTGCTTCTGTGTTGTGCATTGGTGCTGGTGGACTGGGCTCTCCACTTCTGCTCTATTTGGCGGCTGCAGGCGTTGGTCGCATCGGGGTTGTGGATGATGACCTTGTTGAGCCCTCCAACCTGCAACGTCAGGTGATCCATGGCACTGGAACGGTGGGCCAGGCCAAAACAGCATCAGCGCGCGTTCGCATTGAAGACCTCAATCCCTGTTGTCGGGTTGAAGACCATTGCTTTCGCTTATCAGCGAACAATGCGCTTGAGCTGTTTGCTGCGTACGACGTGGTGGTTGACGGAACAGATAATTTCGCCAGTCGTTATTTGATTAATGACGCCTGCGTCTTGACAAAGCGACCGTTTGTTTACGGCTCAGTCCAGCGCTTTGAAGGACAGGTCAGTGTGTTCAATCTGGGGAGTCAGTCCCCCGATTATCGAGACCTGGTGCCGGAGCCGCCGCCGCAAGGGCTTGTGCCCTCCTGCGCTGACGGCGGAGTGATGGGCGTGATGCCTGGTTTGGTTGGCCTGATTCAGGCCGCTGAGGTCATCAAGCTGATCACAGGAATTGGGACTCCTCTTGATGGTCGGTTGCTGTTAGTAGATGGCTTGTCGATGCGTTTTCGAGAGCTCACCTTGAAACGAAGGCTGAGTCGCGCCCCAATCGAAAAGCTGATTGACTACCAAGCGTTCTGCACGGCCGGACGCTCGATCTCCGGGGGGAAGCTAAAGGCGATGAAAAGCATTTCTGTGGTGGAGCTCAAAGCCATGCTGGATCAGGGAGATGATTTGGCTTTGATCGATGTGCGTAATCCTGCAGAAGCTGAGGTCGCTGTGATCGCTGGCTCTGAATTGATCCCCTTGCCCACTTTTGATAGTGAAGAGGTGATCGAGCGCATCCAGGCCATCGCAGCGAAACGAACGGTTTATGTGCACTGCAAACTTGGAGGGCGTTCGGCCAAGGCGGTGGACGTTCTGGCCATCCACGGCATCGATGCGGTCAACGTGCAGGGTGGGATTGATGCCTGGTCAGAGGAGATTGACTCTTCCGTTCCGCGCTATTGA
- a CDS encoding N-acetyltransferase, producing the protein MSPLPFRQQAAVPRLPAYYRLQTEPHPSGEAINALLISCGEPTHPVERWSLALSRSLWQLSIIDERNQSLVGFIRATSDLALNANLWNLAACPGDDQNALVNALMHHALARLKKELPGCSISISAPVFALEGMKKQGFILDPGGIRAMGLRLR; encoded by the coding sequence GTGTCACCGCTTCCATTCCGGCAGCAAGCTGCTGTACCACGACTGCCTGCCTATTACCGGCTGCAGACCGAACCCCATCCGAGCGGTGAGGCGATCAATGCGCTGCTGATCTCCTGCGGTGAGCCCACCCATCCCGTGGAACGTTGGTCCTTGGCACTCAGTCGCAGCCTCTGGCAGCTCAGCATCATCGACGAACGCAATCAATCTCTGGTTGGCTTCATTCGAGCCACAAGCGACCTGGCCTTGAATGCCAATCTCTGGAACCTCGCCGCCTGTCCTGGCGACGACCAGAACGCGCTAGTGAACGCCTTAATGCATCACGCCCTTGCACGCTTGAAAAAAGAATTACCAGGGTGCAGCATCTCGATCTCCGCACCCGTATTTGCACTCGAGGGCATGAAAAAACAAGGTTTCATCCTTGACCCTGGCGGGATTCGCGCCATGGGCTTAAGGCTCCGATGA
- a CDS encoding cob(I)yrinic acid a,c-diamide adenosyltransferase has protein sequence MDAVSSGTSQANRARSNRGVGIVTAADSRERSLGQLHVYDGEGKGKSQAALGVVLRTIGLGICEQRRTRVLLLRFLKGPGRAYDEDAAIEALQQGFPHLIDQVRTGRGDYFSVDEVTRFDRQEAQRGWDIAKGAIASALYSVVVLDELNPVLDLGLLETEDVIRSLKSRPEGMEIIVTGRGAPRPLVKIADLHSEMRAHRRPEVDNNAALSLVTAGGIEVYTGEGKGKSTSALGKALQAIGRGISQDKSHRVLILQWLKGGSGYTEDAAIAALRESYPHLVDHLRSGRDAIVWRGQQQPIDYVEAERAWEIARAAIASGLYKTVILDELNPTVDLELLPVEPIVQALLRKPTETEVIITGRCKNQPAYFDLASVHSEMVCHKHYAEQGVDLKRGVDY, from the coding sequence ATGGATGCAGTCTCATCCGGTACGTCTCAAGCCAACCGTGCCCGCAGCAACCGCGGCGTGGGAATCGTCACAGCTGCTGACAGCCGCGAGCGAAGCCTTGGCCAACTTCACGTGTATGACGGCGAGGGCAAGGGCAAAAGCCAAGCCGCCTTAGGAGTCGTGCTGCGCACCATTGGGCTTGGGATCTGCGAGCAAAGGCGCACCAGGGTTCTGCTACTTCGCTTCTTGAAAGGACCAGGGCGGGCTTACGACGAAGACGCAGCCATCGAAGCTCTGCAACAGGGTTTCCCCCACTTGATTGATCAGGTCCGAACAGGCCGGGGAGACTATTTCAGCGTGGACGAAGTCACACGCTTCGACCGACAGGAAGCCCAACGGGGCTGGGATATCGCCAAAGGCGCCATTGCCAGCGCTCTGTACTCCGTTGTCGTTCTCGATGAACTCAATCCAGTGCTCGATCTCGGTTTGCTTGAAACCGAAGATGTGATCCGGTCGCTGAAGAGCCGACCGGAAGGCATGGAAATCATCGTTACTGGGCGTGGCGCTCCGCGTCCGTTGGTGAAGATCGCCGATCTGCACTCTGAAATGCGAGCGCACAGACGCCCCGAAGTAGACAACAATGCAGCCCTATCGCTTGTCACAGCAGGCGGCATCGAGGTTTACACCGGTGAAGGCAAAGGAAAATCCACTAGTGCCCTTGGCAAAGCTCTTCAGGCAATCGGCAGAGGCATTAGCCAAGATAAAAGCCATCGCGTTCTGATCCTCCAGTGGCTCAAAGGAGGAAGTGGGTACACCGAAGACGCCGCGATCGCAGCGTTGCGTGAAAGTTACCCCCACTTGGTGGATCACCTTCGTTCAGGGCGTGATGCCATCGTTTGGCGTGGCCAGCAACAACCCATCGACTACGTGGAAGCTGAACGCGCCTGGGAAATCGCCAGGGCTGCGATCGCGAGTGGGCTCTACAAAACCGTGATCCTCGATGAGTTGAACCCCACAGTGGATCTCGAGCTTCTTCCTGTTGAGCCCATCGTTCAAGCCTTGCTCCGTAAGCCGACAGAAACGGAGGTAATCATTACCGGCCGGTGCAAAAACCAGCCGGCCTATTTCGACCTTGCGAGCGTCCATTCAGAAATGGTGTGCCACAAGCACTACGCCGAGCAAGGAGTGGATCTCAAGCGCGGTGTTGACTACTAA